In the Entelurus aequoreus isolate RoL-2023_Sb linkage group LG16, RoL_Eaeq_v1.1, whole genome shotgun sequence genome, ATAATACCGGACATCCTCATCACAAAATTTAACACTCTCAGCCCCCCCTCACTTGTGCCTGGATTAAGGATTTTCTCTCCAACCGGCCCCAGACTGTTCGACTCGGCCCCCACCTCTCCTCCACCCGTATATTGAATaccggctccccacagggctgtgtgctgagccctttTCTGTACTGCTTCTACACCTATGACTGCAGTCCGACCCACAACAACAACCTCATAGTGAAGTTTGTGGACAACACTATGGTGGTTGGACTCATCTCAAAGGAGGACGAAGGAGCCTACAGAGAGAAggtccggaagttggcagactggTGCTCAGAGAACAACCGTGCTATGAAGACCAAGGCGATCGTCGTCGACTTCAGAAAACACAGCACTGACttagcccccctctacatcaagggTGAGTGTGTGGAGAGGGTCCACACCTTCCGGTCTCTTGGCGTCCTTATCTCTGACAACATCTCCTGGTCAGAGAACACTACTGCCATCactaagaaggctcagcagcggctgcacttcctgagagtcctcaaacaacctggactccaacctgctgctgaccttctaccgctcatctatcgagagcctgctgacatactgcatcacAGCATGGTATGGCAGCTGCACCactgcagacagggagaggctccaGAGAGTGGTAAAGGCAGCACAACGGAACATTAgctgccctctcccctctctgacagacatttacacctcccgctgcctcagcagAGCTACCAACATTATCAATGACAGCTCCCACCCTGACTttgacctgtttgacctgctgccctcaggaaggcgctacagggtcatcaggtctaagacaaacagactcaagaacagttttttcctGAAAGCCATAACCATGGTGaactcataggcactgattttatagtttagcacctctctgtgtgcaattcttactttccacccacagtctgaatgcttctatatatatatatatatatatatatatatatatatatatatatatatatatatatatatatatatatatactaccgttcaaaagtttggggtcacccaaacaattttgtggaatagccttcatttctatgaACAAGAATAGacagtcgagtttcagatgaaagttctctttttctggccattttgagcgtttaattgaccccacaaatgtgatgctccagaaactcaatctgctcaaaggaaggtcagttttgtagcttctgtaacgagctaaactgttttcagatgtgtgaacatgattgcacaaggattttctaatcataaattagccttctgagccaatgagcaaacacattgtaccattagaacactggagtgatagttgctggaaatgggcctctatacacctatgtagatattgcaccaaaaaccagacatttgcagctagaatagtcatttaccacattagcaatgtatagagtgtatttctttaaagttaagactagtttaaagttatcttcattgaaaagtacagtgcttttccttcaaaaataaggacatttcaatgtgaccccaaacttttgaacggtagtgtgtgtatatatatatatatatatatatatatatagtataatatttaaacaacacattcagaacattcgttctcaggactggactgtgcaccttacctccttttgtactatttttattttctttccttcctatgttttgcatatttgtagactgtcgcactgatactggagttgcttttaatctcattgtacctgtgtatagtgacaataaaaggcattctattcaaTTCTAGTATACAACATGTAAATTACTCATTCAAACACAGGAAGTGCAAGAGGTAGCACATTTTTACACCAAGTACCACAATAATCTTGTAAAGTTAGACCAATTTTGGTCATTAATTTAcgtgattattgttataataattcGTTCTGCTCTTCAAATGTAAACTTCATTACCAAGGGAGCCAGCTTGatacaatacttttttttgttatcaAGCCAGAAAATAATCAAATTTAGGTAAGCAAAGAAGACAATTTGGATTTGTGTCAGAGGTTACAaagcatattattattagtttcccTGGTATcaacatttaaactattttcTTTTGCTCATTTTTCAATGGAATTACATTTTTAGAATGTACTGTGCAAGCAATAAAAGAAGCAAAGCGCTATGGACACAATTGCACGTTCATCCGCACCTGGAACTTGTACTGCAGCTGAGCCAGGTCTTCTAGCACCACAGCAGGACTGTCCCTGAGGATGTCCGTCGCCTGCTGCCCTGTGAACAGACACTTCTCTCTGAGGACCATCACCACATGTTTGACAGTCTTCACGGGCACAGTGAGGATGGCAGGGCAGTGGGCCACCACTCTCTGAAGACTACCTATAAACAGAACATGGATGCATTTAgacaagtgttaaaaaaaaggggTCATAGACGTGATCTCACCTTCCCTTAAACCGAGTTTGCGAAGGTTGCTGATGCGCTGCTGAAGAAGTGACTCCTTGGTGGTGTAAAGCTCAGGACATTTGCTCAGTAATTTCACCACAGAGGAAGGGTTGAGGCCCAACACAAACAAAGTTGTGAGCGTTGATGAACAATGCTTGGCAGTTGCAGGGTTGGTCACGCTTTCATAGATTTCCTCAGCCTGGCTGTCTGTGAAGCCCATGTCAGAAAGACACTGCAGTGACAGCTCTGTGTCTCTCTGAGGGGGAACTGGATCATGGCTGGTTGAACTTGTCAGTAATGACGAACACAACCTAGACTGGACGCATGGACGACGCAGCCACCTCCCTGAGAGATGGGGGCTGAATAAAGACGAGGTGGAATGTCTTATAATCCACCGAAGAACCTGTGGGAAAGTGCCATAGTCAGACGTTAGCACTGCTGGGTGGGCACTACGAAGGTTAAAGCGTTTAAAAGTGCGACGTGCCAGTATTTTCCATCACTATTATAtagaagaatacaaataaaaacatacttATTAGAGAAAAGGCTTTAAACGTGTAGTGGTTTGTTGTATTTACTTACCTGCCGTGAGGGAACGCGAGCGTTCATTTTCCGTCCGTTCTAAATTAACTTCCGTGCATCAACAGCAAAAGGAAAAAGATGTTCCGCCTTGACGCTGGTTTCATTTTAATACACAATTCCTTCAAAACATGTTAATTAAAaggaaatataacaaaaaatCCTACGCGTTTTATTAAATAGTTCCAATATTACGTTTATGAATCCAAACCATATGAAGAAAATAGTGAAAAGTGTCGTTTAAGTGACAGTAAAGCATAGTCACTTAAATAGTATTTAACTGTCCTTCGAATAAAAAAGGATTAGCTTTCTAGTTTGTGCACACATTTAGGACTATTATTTATATACAGGAATGCCTTATTTGTAAATGCTGCATATTCTAATGCACTATTTGCTtgcatgtacactatattgccaaaagtatttggccgggTGTATAAATTCAAGCACTTagtcatggagactgtttctacaaacatttgtgaaagaataggCCGCACTCAGTGATtttcagcgtggaactgtcataggatgccacccgtgcaacaaatccagtggtgaaatttcctcgctcctaaatattccaaagtcaactgttggcttttttacaagaaaatggaagagtttgagaacaacagcaactcagccaccaagtggtaggccacgtaaactgacagaggggtcagcagatgctgaagcgcatagtgcaaagactttctgcactgtcagttgctacagagctccaaacttcatgtgaccttccaattttgcccacgtacagtatgcagcgagcttcatggaatgggtttccatggccgaacagctgcatctaagccatacatcaccaagtctaatgcaaagcgtgggatgcagtggtgtaaagccttctctggactgatgaatcacacttttccatctggcaatctgatggacgagtctgggtttggaggttgccaggagaacggtatatATTtcgcattgtgccaagtgtgaaatttggtggaggaggaattatggcgtggggttgtttttcaggagtctggtgtggatgaacttgactggcctgcacagagtcctgacctgaacccgataaaacacctttgggattaattagaacggcgactgagagccaggccttctcgaccaacatcagtgtgttacctcaccaatgcgcttttggaagaatggtctaaCATTCCTATAAactcactctgcaaccttgtggacagccttcccagaagagttgaagctgtaatagctgcaaaaggtggacccacatcatattgaaccctacgagttaggaatgggatggcacttcaagttcatatgtgagtcaaggcaggtggccaaatacttttggcaatataatgtatgtgtaaAGGTAAAGTATGGATGAAATATTATATACTTTTTATGTGTTTCATCGAATttctttttgttgtatttattcaCAATGCCAATAAAGGAATCTACAGTTTGAACATAATTATTTTAATACTGAAATGTTACAAATACTGTTAATAAATACTGCATCTAGTGTCTACTCCAAATTACCATAGGAGTCTATTGAAAGTGACCCTTTCAAACACAAGactaaaaaatgaatggaaatgaTATAGTTATACATAACGGCATTTAATATGAATACAAATCACACTGACCTACAGTACATTAACAAACATGGTAAAATAGTGTTTCACATTGCAGCAGGTGTAATACAGCAAAACAAAGAATGGGAATGAAGGGTGAAATATGTATTAGTGCatacaaataaatagataaaatataataaatatatacttaaAACACCATTTAATGTAGAGAAAATAAAGATTCCTTCAATTTGAGGTTTGTCTTTCATTTTAAGGCTTTTGTCAGTGTTTGGGTGAACTTGGGTGCAAAGGTGGAATGTGTGAGGTATTACTAATattatatttctttaaaaaatatttgaagaATAAACAAAAAACTGCTGGATTGACATGTGTGCTGCTGGTTTTCCACCTCTTTAATAGTCATCGAGGTACCTCTGGAGCTCGGATTCCAAGGCCACCATGGACAACCTCTcttcctcatcctcctcatcAGGGAGGGTGTCATCCCCTTGATCCGGGAACAAAGCGTGTCCAACATATTGTTGGAGATCTTGGTGTTGCAGGAAGCCTGTTTCAAAGAATTCAAGTGGAAATGTGCTGCTACGgcaactttaaaagtattattttgGAGTGTACTCACTATGGTTCTGAGTTGAGGGGAACACCTCTGTCCAGGTGTAGTCTGCCAGTGAGATGGGCTGGCTGATCCAGGATTGCAGAAGCAACTGGTCCAGTGTCATCCTCTGGGTGGGTTCCGGGTGCAGCAGCCCATATAACACATCGTTCAGTTCTGGCACATAGGGCAGAGTTGGTAAACATCCGGACGAAACGTGATtctaatcatgtttcatcaaacatataccaATGTTGTTCTCcccaggggaaactgggtaacacatggcacactgacacagCTGAAccaattgttactataacaatctacaaggttaatacaattcgcttctctttcttcccctccatttatctgctttcttttgtatttcaagttatcattacatatatgtattgttgcatttgaaactattgtattgttgataatggaGGTAATTATTGATTATcattagtgctatttctattggtatttgtattgctccatttgtagtgcaattatgctcattatcatttctgtgttattaatctttatttcactaactgcttctttgctatcacttttaccatcatatttgtacatatcctatttgctaatGCTGTTaggttgtttttgttgttaatgttgtctccgtcttgtccccacaatttccccctctgtcttcctttcccctcctgctccagcccggctgcaccaaataataatataaatccatttaataaagtcaaatacaaataagccaACAAgacaagtatcccacacttctcttttctaaagtaaatctgtacagacgatatgggcatctacatcatatatatgatttgcctgagtagctggacaggaccaaaaaaaaagaaaaaagtaaacaACCGGAAGAAACAAAGGAAATAAAGTGTTCAAGCACCTGGGGAGAGGGGAAACGGGGGCTTCAGTTTGGCACCCAGGATCTCAGCCACATTACAGAAGGGGTTTTCACTGAACAGCAGCGTGTAGAGAAAAACCCCGAGAGACCACATCTCCAACTCTGGTCCCTCGTAGCTACACAAGAAAAACAAGACATTAACTATGCAGAGATTGCCAACTTGTGTTGATCCCGTAATTTGTTGCCTCTGAGTGTTTTAAATAACTTTATGATTGTGGTATCCTTGATGTTGTTTGAATTTAAACGCTGGTCGTCAAAGTTTATGGCCTGTAAAAGTCGTAAAGGACAGGAAAACAGTGCTCATTTGAGTGACTGTTCAAACACAACTCTCTCCATAAATGTACACTTTAGCCAACACTGTGGTTATAAAATTGTCCATTTGACATCACATTAAAAAGGAGCAGTGTAGAGATGAAGTACGTACGGGTTTCCTTGAAGCACTTCTGGGGAGCAGTACTCCAGTGTGCCACAGAAATGGTAAAAGCGCTTTCCTGAAGCCATCATGGCTGCAGAGCCAAAGTCTATGAGGCGGATGTGGAAACACTTGTCAATGATGATGTTCTCGTCTTTAATGTCCCTGTGCAGGATATTCTTTGTCCTCAGGTAGAAGACTGCTGCCACCAGCTGAGGGAAGAAGTCAGAAATGAGAGTTAAATATGACTAAATActtattgcaggggtgtccaaacctttcccAGCAACGGTCACATACGGTACCATTGAAGAATGGGACAACTGCTTGGGCACATTTTGTTCATTAAAGACCTGATTTACTACCTAGTGTACTAAACCACATGCAAatgtgatagcacacgcaaacctgatctactaaacgtgtgcagagtggattgcgtctgttaagtgagcagaataaggcgtgcaatcctttTGGCGTCTCTGTCGTCCTTAATATGCAAAACacacacaatactgggaggagaaaatgcaaatatattttattagcatgctcaatgtgatttatcaacacatatatatcgtctattcagcaacatcattctaTAATTGTATTTCTACTGGATGACTTATGGGGctgatctttttttttatattttggaaatatattactataatatatcatcaacataaaaaacgtctttcattgtgcattttcttgcatttgagTCATTTCAGACGCACAAATGCGTTGGTGATGCGATTCACAGCCTCACGCACAGAattaagtgtcagtgtgcaatGAAACTGCAGCCAATGATTTTTCTGATAGTCGAATAGTCagcgattatcttaacgattaatcgatttgttgaataataaagcgtacacatatttaatgctCTAATATTTCCATTGACTTCTAAAAGCAGCTTATGTTGTTTTAGGCATGTGCTAaccaacaacaaagatgactaattaattcataaatatttattcatactgtaactgtgctgctcattcaactGTTCCAAAAATTAAAATGACTATTAAAAGgttgtccatttaaaaaaaaaagaaaaggccaattgctaaaaaaaaaaacccaaaacaattaaccctgtttatgtatttaaaaaatgttaaaatagcagcaatgaaatccaacaacaaaacacaaaatctaacaaagagcattttgtgatgtttaaaaagctgcatactggtatattgactattgattaccggtatgtttaatcttatgtaACCTCCGCATTGGTGCCTGTGTGTGTTAGTTGAATTGATgtagtttagctggctgacttaggctaaaatgtcatatttatttttcacacaacttcgtctcactcttgttagctagctagcaaggcaTAAGCGAACACTCTCACCGAGACTGAGACCGCTTCCTCCCTCCAGCTGTCCAACATCATGTCCCTGCTTTAAATGCTCGCCTATTGCAGATACAGTATACGACCGTAAAAACAAGGtttgctttgcaaaatgagcaaggtggtcatgtttttaacaagaataagaggaaaagTTCTCACATTTTACATGTTAGCACTGGCAATGTTTTTGCGAGTGGCAGTGCTGATCCGCCTCTGCCTGGAAAAACAGAAGTGTTGACATCGTGACTATTGttgacaaatataattgtcgtCGACAAATATTcttgtcgactaatcgttgcagccctaaatattcttgtcgactaatcgttgcagccctaaatattcttgtcgactaatcgttgcagccctagtgtacatgtttctgttgtctagatggtgattcagaaaaggtgttacgGATTATAGATGTGTGCGGCAGTTTAACACATggcacacaggtaggagcatgataatatGAATGTCGATAAAATCATGGTCTCTGTGGTAAAAGGCCTGCATACATGCAAaagcctcatttaaataaggcgttctgcaccacttttcatttgcacatgcagtcttagtaaatcacacgcaacacgcacaCTCAGAGTAAacgctattttattttttgcacacgctgtttagcgcgtgttgtttggatcttagtaaatcaggcccttattgCATACCTGTCTAAAGATATAGCTCGCCAGGGGCTCATCCAGTTGTGGCTGCATGTCGATAAATTCAAAGAGGTCCAAACCCTCTCCGTGTTTCTCCATCACCATCTGAAAGTAACTCCCATTCTCAAACACCTCCAGCACCTAATGAAGGAAACACACGCGATGCTGAAGGAAAGGTTGTGCGTTATGCGAATAAGTTGCAGAACACAAGTCTGATACCTTGACGATGTTGTGATGCTGCACACGAGTCAGGATGGCGATCTCTTGGCTGACTCTGCCCAACATCGGGTCATCCACCCAGCAGTCGCTAACGATCCTGCCCTTGCTAATAAACTTCACTACAGCCTGCAAAAGTGGAAGATTCAGTTaggacaggcctgggcaattattttgactcgggggtcaaatttagagaaaaaaatgtgtctatttttaggaacactaatataaaaccttacaataatgtctgattgaatgctaaaaacgttatgacagaccgccttaaaaaacggaatggaatttcttaatttttttactgaatgagacacccagaaagtacatgacaataatattggatttacaatattaactatgaagataaaacactgaatattgacaacatatgaacatcacaccccctttcgctcgacatattttacaatcaagagaaaacgcaacaaaaatgcaacaaacacagcgaaaaccccacctacaatctgatatatcactaagctttagaactttgttgtaaaaatctccttccgcgtctgtccctgacaggccgctctggaaacactctgtggaaacgctccccacccacagtgcttggtgcctcatctgagctgctgtgacttagattaccaaagtaactaattagattaccatactagctaattagattaccatagtaactagtaaagTATATGACGCAAAAGCGCCTGcgttcccctccaaggtttctcattgttatcccattgggttgagttttttcttgccctgatgtgggatctgagccgaggatgtcgttgtggcttgtgcagccctttgagacactcgtgatttagggctatataagtaaacattgaatgATTgacctgcattaaaaaaaaacacatttaatggtTGCATTAACTGGTTTAGAACGTTTTATGGAACTGTTCTTACTTCTTGTCCATCGCAGCGTCTAACAGCCTTCCAGACAAAGCCAAAGGCTCCTTTACCAAGAGCTTTAATAGGCTGGTACTCCTCCAGAAACTGCCCATCGCAGGCCCGAGAGTGTTCAAGATCCAAGGTGCAGCGCAACGCCTCCACATGACTGGCCTCTGCAATCTTCTGAGGGAGGGTTTTGGAAAAACTACATACTCAATCTGTGACTCATTTGAATTACAGGAATTATTTTCTTCAACTGACCTCTCCAAGACTGGCTCCGGACTTGTTGAAGAGGGATTTATCAGTTTGCAACAAGGACCCCTGCTGTCCACGCCTGCTCATCCACACGCAGATCATCGGGCTTCCATCGGGAAGTTTGGTTCTGACCACGTCACACTGCACCTCTGGAGATGAAGTGGTCAGTTTCATTGTGTTAACTGACAATAGAATTGTAATAAAGGCCTAAACGAACCAACTCTTGTGCCATCTCTGTGGTAGCCGCTTCCTTCAAAGTGGCCCTCGTGTATCAGTGGCGCATCAGAGCTGACACCACCTACCTCCACCTTCTGTTTCTTTGGTGTTGACGTAGCAGGATGGTCCGTTACTGATGGAACCTTACTATTTGGCTCACTAATGCAGAATTCATGGCCATTTTCCTTAGGAATGTAAGAGACAACCCCCCACTGATCCAATTCAACATGCTTTTCAGGCGAGGCGTGATTGACCTCTTTATTGGCGCTTACAGGCCCAGATGCCGGGTCAGAGCTGAGCACACACGGGGAGGGCGTCCGCAGTAGCTCGGCCGTGTCGCAAGAGGTCATGGAGTGCTGGTTTTCATTAATGCCTTCAGCCCCGTTGAGAAGTTCCCCGCTGCCGCTCAGATCTAGGTCAGCCAGGGCTCGGGTCACCAGATCGCCATTGCTGTTGAGGTCCAGGAAACAGCTCATCTCTGCCTGGCATGGATCAGAACCACAGTGGCCAGCAATCTTTTCACAAAAGCCAGAGGAAGACCTGCAAAATAGCATATTTTTCCCTCAATCTGCATCATTTGTCGACATTCACTAATATATAGTTAAGATATTGCAGTAGGTAAATATAAGAGTCACACCTGCTCTCCATTGAAATTACTTCAAAGCTGGAGTCTTGGAGGATAGACAAAATTGAGCATCTGTCTTTTGTCACACCAGATGACTTGACACCTTTGCTATGAACGGCGTGCCCATTTTGAGTGGGCCTGTCTAAAAGACATGCATGTCAATATGGAGTATGCAGTGTTACTGACAGAGATTAATACTGGACATTAAGCTGTACCTGCAGTGATCTCAATGATAGGATGCCTTTGTGTCTTAACCTCACAGCCAAGCTCCTGTTCACGTGTCTTCTCAATAGAAACCTTGCAGGCTGCGTCTTCTTCTGGATGGTCCACCCAGGCAAATGTCTTAAGGAGTGCCTCAGTGGTATCTCCTGTCTCTAAGTGGCTACTGGCGCCAGCGATCTGGGCTGCTTCCTCCAGAAGTTCTGAGGTGTCATCAGCACTGTGAAAAATGGCAGACATTAACCTACCTTGAAGCCACTACTGCTGCAGCCTTACAAGTAGGTAAAAAGCAATCTACAGCAACAGGAAATGTGGTAaaacagggtctctgcaggtttcaacaagtcaaatttaagacCACAATGAATATAATTTAAGACCCTTGCATATCCATACAGACAAAATAGTACAAAGATATAAAGGTAACACTGAGGGCCATAATGAATTGTAAGTATATTAATTCATTCACTGCTCTTttacattggaaaacaaaatagTTTAACTACTTAAATACACCAGAAACCTCTCTATTGCAAACCAAttgaaaaacagaaaaaaatattagcaaacatAACAGCCATTTTTCACATTTGCCACTGAAGTGTTGtcttgcaaaaggtgcagtgtgcttcatatcaagtATTTTCATGTAGCAACAACCAGAACATCAGCAATGGTAGAAGAAAGTGCAACAATGtattgtctgtgaaagggactgttagcatctctgctaaagctaaatggttaaTTTCTGCAGTGTTTTTGCGGCTGTCTGTATTGAGCAAAAAgataaaaacatctacagtactactactgtatctgcACAAAAAAAACAGAGTGCAGACAACATGATTGTCAGAAAAGAAAGAAGGTGATTATGGCTTGCAAGCCTCAAACAGAATTTGGATGTGAAAAATGTTCATTCAAATTTGCTCCgctcattttgtatctggtatgtatgaatatattttacctgttttttgtgactttttccaGACATATTGCTAGTAAACAAGGTCTAGTTTTTATTTAAGCATGACAAGATGACATTTGCAAATCTCCCTTGCTTTGCTCACCCAACCATAAACTGAGTGTAAACACTAAACAGTCAACCTTTAAAGATTTTAATGTCAGTTGCTGTATAAACTTTGAGAAAAGTTTAGGCATGAGAATCTGACCTGGAAgtgttgaaataaataatataaataatatatgagaATGACGGTGTTTTTTATAGTTTTACTGCTATGAGTAA is a window encoding:
- the LOC133631355 gene encoding transcription termination factor 4, mitochondrial-like; the protein is MNARVPSRQVLRWIIRHSTSSLFSPHLSGRWLRRPCVQSRLCSSLLTSSTSHDPVPPQRDTELSLQCLSDMGFTDSQAEEIYESVTNPATAKHCSSTLTTLFVLGLNPSSVVKLLSKCPELYTTKESLLQQRISNLRKLGLREGSLQRVVAHCPAILTVPVKTVKHVVMVLREKCLFTGQQATDILRDSPAVVLEDLAQLQYKFQYVYFRMGVKQSEMVKNKLFSFSLDELRCRHCFLERRGLYQTPDKKGQTTIINPKLDSILNVSLDTFLTLVAQVASSEEYDVFQRLMAREWQEEERHHGDVQAESDEEEEEDEEEDDFEDKDSYRKRKKRR
- the LOC133631356 gene encoding PAS domain-containing serine/threonine-protein kinase-like isoform X1 yields the protein MSLSSDSRFEARQLFMDKGATICVVPDLSSDFLEDEFDLNMSYPCTQRPLQKRNLLALQRRYYSGSSTGQHSSSRNYEMSNLHHDISVNALPRPSTMSEMEDNLYGHLISADCVLSVSPLAFNPNKVLIIVDHKSREILSANDDACKLFECTANTLKGKKLFCVLRKTTQVLEEALNEEFLLTDGTVASVSGKVVDVVTMSEEIPMSVCTHRMSQNGEHLALMLENVERISAYLSFTQDGNIISCDSAFAHLHGYHHPDDLKGLSVMELIPSLQIPLHSQALPKMLRIQRVCGKSRDGVSVPLCIKLQGAVQCARPQTQHSGVECAYTTESLDKDDAPKMEVSHTEHSIKKDSWVLSLDPTLEYTGTIFAFAPLSGLLLLRPDGSICSIRNQQALSLFGYSKVELLGKCVTFLMPGFYGWMSDSVRKISPFPEPQAEAGKSTSESQQSGKSVIDPSSLVAGHMAMVQDACRRRSSTGRGRIFTGNSTRLDKQGSALSTLSPPAVTSTRVFVADDTSELLEEAAQIAGASSHLETGDTTEALLKTFAWVDHPEEDAACKVSIEKTREQELGCEVKTQRHPIIEITADRPTQNGHAVHSKGVKSSGVTKDRCSILSILQDSSFEVISMESRSSSGFCEKIAGHCGSDPCQAEMSCFLDLNSNGDLVTRALADLDLSGSGELLNGAEGINENQHSMTSCDTAELLRTPSPCVLSSDPASGPVSANKEVNHASPEKHVELDQWGVVSYIPKENGHEFCISEPNSKVPSVTDHPATSTPKKQKVEVGGVSSDAPLIHEGHFEGSGYHRDGTRVEVQCDVVRTKLPDGSPMICVWMSRRGQQGSLLQTDKSLFNKSGASLGEKIAEASHVEALRCTLDLEHSRACDGQFLEEYQPIKALGKGAFGFVWKAVRRCDGQEAVVKFISKGRIVSDCWVDDPMLGRVSQEIAILTRVQHHNIVKVLEVFENGSYFQMVMEKHGEGLDLFEFIDMQPQLDEPLASYIFRQLVAAVFYLRTKNILHRDIKDENIIIDKCFHIRLIDFGSAAMMASGKRFYHFCGTLEYCSPEVLQGNPYEGPELEMWSLGVFLYTLLFSENPFCNVAEILGAKLKPPFPLSPELNDVLYGLLHPEPTQRMTLDQLLLQSWISQPISLADYTWTEVFPSTQNHSFLQHQDLQQYVGHALFPDQGDDTLPDEEDEEERLSMVALESELQRYLDDY
- the LOC133631356 gene encoding PAS domain-containing serine/threonine-protein kinase-like isoform X2; translation: MSLSSDSRFEARQLFMDKGATICVVPDLSSDFLEDEFDLNMSYPCTQRPLQKRNLLALQRRYYSGSSTGQHSSSRNYEMSNLHHDISVNALPRPSTMSEMEDNLYGHLISADCVLSVSPLAFNPNKVLIIVDHKSREILSANDDACKLFECTANTLKGKKLFCVLRKTTQVLEEALNEEFLLTDGTVASVSGKVVDVVTMSEEIPMSVCTHRMSQNGEHLALMLENVERISAYLSFTQDGNIISCDSAFAHLHGYHHPDDLKGLSVMELIPSLQIPLHSQALPKMLRIQRVCGKSRDGVSVPLCIKLQGAVQCARPQTQHSGVECAYTTESLDKDDAPKMEVSHTEHSIKKDSWVLSLDPTLEYTGTIFAFAPLSGLLLLRPDGSICSIRNQQALSLFGYSKVELLGKCVTFLMPGFYGWMSDSVRKISPFPEPQAEAGKSTSESQQSGKSVIDPSSLVAGHMAMVQDACRRRSSTGRGRIFTGNSTRLDKQGSALSTLSPPAVTSTRVFVADDTSELLEEAAQIAGASSHLETGDTTEALLKTFAWVDHPEEDAACKVSIEKTREQELGCEVKTQRHPIIEITADRPTQNGHAVHSKGVKSSGVTKDRCSILSILQDSSFEVISMESRSSSGFCEKIAGHCGSDPCQAEMSCFLDLNSNGDLVTRALADLDLSGSGELLNGAEGINENQHSMTSCDTAELLRTPSPCVLSSDPASGPVSANKEVNHASPEKHVELDQWGVVSYIPKENGHEFCISEPNSKVPSVTDHPATSTPKKQKVEVGGVSSDAPLIHEGHFEGSGYHRDGTRVEVQCDVVRTKLPDGSPMICVWMSRRGQQGSLLQTDKSLFNKSGASLGEIAEASHVEALRCTLDLEHSRACDGQFLEEYQPIKALGKGAFGFVWKAVRRCDGQEAVVKFISKGRIVSDCWVDDPMLGRVSQEIAILTRVQHHNIVKVLEVFENGSYFQMVMEKHGEGLDLFEFIDMQPQLDEPLASYIFRQLVAAVFYLRTKNILHRDIKDENIIIDKCFHIRLIDFGSAAMMASGKRFYHFCGTLEYCSPEVLQGNPYEGPELEMWSLGVFLYTLLFSENPFCNVAEILGAKLKPPFPLSPELNDVLYGLLHPEPTQRMTLDQLLLQSWISQPISLADYTWTEVFPSTQNHSFLQHQDLQQYVGHALFPDQGDDTLPDEEDEEERLSMVALESELQRYLDDY